cgaaagaaaagtttgtgattcagcgaaaagtacgggaggccattgaaattagtcgtcatccgaattttaaccgtgattgtggttggtcagtgcctccgagctggaaaactgttttggacaCTAGGTCAGTGATGTACAGTGTGGACGACCCATTAGCAATAAGtaacgtagtgagtgttgtgtgcaacccatcatttgacaataatgttgTAAACGAgagtagtttctcgcccccctcTGCtaccaccggcgcccgcgcacagattaataaatagttactacgtgcCCGCGTCAAGTCATcgggcttaactcaccataccctttgccagacgaaaccctttgttttgcttttaaaaacccttatataaagctaccacacttgagtaatcggtagcccaaatacccttacaaaacccttatcatccgctcaccaacaccttgcatattgcttataagggttagccttataaagggcttcccttttagcatataagcgtgctaatttaagtcgtctaccttgttcataaagcacacattacttcgaatccgagcgatcgttggcggcgacggcggcgttctttgactaggcgcgtattttcttttcttttcatacactaccatagatatatactaatcctgtctctttcacgcaaagggaaacctttataaaaagcgcttaaagataagggtaacccttattaagagctagccttatttttggttagcttttcggtaagggttagtcaaaggtaagggtatgaatgggcttgcagtttaaaagggaaagtctttcaatgtgttagccgtgtttaagtgtcgcccattgaaagagttttatcgcggaaagggttgtccggtcccctgcgccggtccgtcaccgtcaacgcaagctcctgatgacactcctcggtacgaagttaaacatgtcgagcgtttttcgacttaaaatacgtgagtaacccaTTTttaggttccgtacctcaaatggaaaaaactgaacccttataggatcactcgtgcgtctgtttgtccgtctgtcacaattTCCGtctgaaactactagaccaattaagttaaaatttggtacacatatgtgagtttgtgacccaaagacggacatgtaacgtaaacaaatgatttttaaacatggggccacttttgggggagtaaatgagaaaattaaaaaattaagtttttcagaCTATATATGTTAGCACAATCGTATTAAGTCTCACCTTGAAAttcttccaaagatatgaaatttagtgtgtatgttaattaaaggtctctttttgatgtccacactatttgacatttggggacctcgaggaatcgcagccatcttggaaaatgtgtaccatcctagagaaatttgcgttttactctaaatatacgttctctatgaaaatatggtgtaaagcaacattaaagcttattaaattctacacaaaaaagtctcacataactttgcggaaaaaatacatcttgttatagaaaataatagttgaatccagatttagcgcttataccctttcaggggatattctcttaatatgaaacttggaggaatatgaattccacttttgtttatacatttgtacacgttctactccaatatcaacattttactcgactgcgacttaaacagaaagtatagggtttatgggtttaaatactgaaaatcagtgcACCCTGTAgatcaggatactggacggatttaaaaaaatgacatatcggtagattcctcttgcccttcacaacctgtttacacctgttttattaaagaaaaattaatacagccgccttgaatagccgccgaatagtaaatcatgtttttacttctagcgcctaaactattgagtggatttcaatcaaatagacatcagtagatccataattagtacacgagtgctatgcaatacaaatttactaaaataagtggaggaaaaatgtgtaaaacttaaaaatgtgactacaaaaacagattttaggtcttaaatggggtttaaacaatagtgacagtaatgaaatttgacacctacaatttcagggatccctgtttgcgtgtcataaaattggagcttcgggtccacggggatcaaacgccatcttgaaaagtcttttttggtttttctttttttctcggaatatctgggtttaatgtgaatactgtgtatggcgaaacgaaagcttgttAAATTCcacattaaaaagttatacaacaccatgtcccaaaatcGAAGCCTTTTTTTAGAaattaccaatttttggaacacaaacacattatctacccaaccacgaaaaaaaagtgtgtggaaacttgtaagcttcccttgtaacttgtaagccctatttgatagtttgtatggagatcaaacctttttttgagtacaggactaagagtctttgtataaaggcatattattagaatacaagaaaagtaatttaagcgtttttaaaatagtgttttttttaaatagtggacttgaaaatctgagTGTTGAGAGGgtttatatcgagaacaatttttttcagctaggggcttgaaactttgtactttgtgaaagacaaatttcatgcgctgtataattattaacaaatgatttaccgtccctactgatatcttttgctgcataatgttctatgctcatttaaaatatataaccaccaacatacaaatccacgcgtacgaagtcgcgggcaacagctagtatatttaatatgtcttaaCCGTTTCAACGCCAAGCAGCGAAGTAATTCGACGTGACTCAGACCAGACGCCAAGCAATAAACCAAATGTATGGTTTTCTAATAGGAGCAAATGTCGTGGCGTCAGTGGTACGACTTTCCGCTGACGTGATTTTCCGTCTTTGGCGGTGAAAAGGTTAAAACAAAAACCTATTATTGGATTATTTACCCTTGTAACACCTGCAAACATTGTAAATCTTAGCTGTatctttagccgtgtagattccacagagttatattttgttattttgacaaaagctcttgaagttgctaatatcacaaagtaaaaaacaatgtggcggccaacattgcgaaccgcacaaaacttaactgtgaagatttcgcagagttattctttgttattttgacaaaggtcctcaaagttgctaacattacaaggtttaaatcaatgtggttgtgaacactgtcaacctccagactttagccgtgtagattccgcagagttctattttgttattttgacaaaagctcttgaagttgctaatatcacaaagtaaaaaacaatgtggcggccaacattgcgaaccgcacaaaacttaactgtgaagatttcgcagagttattctttgttattttgacaaaggtcctcaaagttgctaacattacaaggtttaaatcaatgtggttgtgaacactgtcaacctccagactttagccgtgtagattccgcagagttctattttgttattttgacaaaagctcttgaagttgctaatatcacaaagtaaaaaacaatgtggcggccaacattgcgaaccgcacaaaacttaactgtgaagatttcgcagagttattctttgttattttgacaaaggtcctcaaagttgctaacattacaaggtttaaatcaatgtggttgtgaacactgtcaaccctcaaactttatttgtgtagattccgcagagttctattttgttattttgacaaaggcgcttaaaattggtaatgtcacaaagtaaaaaacaatgtggcggccaacattgcgaaccgcacaaaacttaactgtgaaaatttcgcagagttattctttgttattttgacaaaggtcctcaaagttgctaacattacaaggtttaaatcaatgtggttgtgaacactgtcatcccccaaactttagccgtgtagattcagcagagttctattttgttattttggcaaaggctcttgaagttgctaatgtcacaaagtaaaaaacaatgtcgcggccaacattgcgaaccgcacaaaacttaactgtgaagatttcacagagttattctttgttattttgacaagggtcctcaaagttgctaacattacaaggtttaaatccatgtggttgtgaacactgtcaacccccaaactttagccgtgtagattccgcagagttctattttgttatattgacaaaggctcttgaaattggtaatgtcacaaagtaaaaaacaatgtggcggccaacattgcgaacctcacaaaactttactgtgaagatttcgcagagttattctttgttattttgacaaaggttctcaaagttgctaacattacaaggtttaaatcaatgtggttgtgaacactgtcaacccccaaactttagccgtgtagattcagcagagttctattttgttattttgacaaaggctcttgaagttgctaatgtcacaaagtaaaaaacaatctggcggccaacattgcgaacctcacaaaactttactgtgaagatttcgcagagttattctttgttattttgacaaaggttctcaaagttgctaacattacaaggtttaaatcaatgtggttgtgaacactgtcaacccccaaactttagccgtgtagattccgcagagttctgttttgttattttgacaaaggctcttgaagttgatattgtcacaaagtaaaaaacaatgtgtcggcgaacattgcgaaccgcacaaactttaactgtgaagatttcgcagagttatcttttgttattttgacaaaggtcctcaaagttgctaaaacCACAACTCACAAATCACACGTTGTGCAATGAGCAAAGCCAAACTATGTTAAATTCGCATTTTTAACTATGCTATTATGACAAGGCATCGAAAAATTGATagtttaacaacatttttattgttagtttcGCAATAATTGCgtttcgcaaaaaaaaagttgctgCGCTAGCAAAGGCTAGGTTGTCAATGTCCCAAAgtagttttgtgtttttatcaataattcgTTCGCAACGTAAAACTGCAGCCTTGTCTCCGGATTTTTCTCTGAGTGTACTCCAGTTcgaggaataataataataacattagtgATTagcgtaattaattaattttattcgaGCAATCGGCCCCTGTTATTGTGCAACGTAACCTTTAGTAGGGATACAACTAAGCCTTTTACTAAAATCAAATGTGACtattcaagcaaaaggtacattgtggacgaaatttgcttgtatctaaGCAAATTTcgttgcttgtatctttatactaaTATCTCCATGGTAAGCGTCAATTTGGtacattttgcttgaaaacgatacaaatataggtaggtaaaggTACGGAAaacaaatagttttaaaataaatagaattagggtaacaatattatatcataCATTGATCTTTTAGCAATAGCAATACCTATAGCAGAAATCATCAAATCataatttgtgccattctcaatcaaagggtacttattgtcggttgtcaataaggcgctatttccatatggctttaatttgaaatcatccTCGACAACcgaaaatgtggtaccttttgaaaaaacgtcacatttactccAACTTCATGCTTACTTCTGCGGTGTTCATTTTCGTGTTAAAAATAGCCCAAAAACCAAAATTTGACCGTAGTTCAATTCTATGTCAAAGTGACGCATACATTATTATTTCTGTGCTTATTATACCTTAACTTAGTGAAATCGGTCACTTCATGCATTGAAAAAACAATGGCTTTGGTGACTCTTTGCATTAATACGATCACGTTAGGTCCCTAGATCTACAAATATACATTTAGTCTNNNNNNNNNNNNNNNNNNNNNNNNNNNNNNNNNNNNNNNNNNNNNNNNNNNNNNNNNNNNNNNNNNNNNNNNNNNNNNNNNNNNNNNNNNNNNNNNNNNNNNNNNNNNNNNNNNNNNNNNNNNNNNNNNNNNNNNNNNNNNNNNNNNNNNNNNNNNNNNNNNNNNNNNNNNNNNNNNNNNNNNNNNNNNNNNNNNNNNNNGAGTGTTCTtggataaagtaaaaaaaatagtaaaaactaGCTAGATTAAATAAGAATATTCCTTATATGGTTTTATTATGCATTAATTGTCAGTTTCCATACGCAAATAactaaaaagttaaataagtatttagcgCCACCTACAACAGTGACGATCTTCTCGGCGTTGTGTTTtatcaaagatataactccgtagtaGATAGAtacggtctaaggaaaaaacgtgcctcgaaaatcacgaaaatttgattctcgatcagatggcgccactacctttggcctactctcgtatagagcgcgttgacggtttcgtttgttatttaacaattttacgcatattagtgaaagaacatgggtcataaaaataattaatgcaaataaaaaaaaacatttatccattaaatatggataatatgcattttatcgtattttaataaatcttcatttttagttttaaagtgtgtcgatagatggcagtgaatttactgtttATATACTTACCTTTAGAATTAGAAAATACGTGTTTAACTGTTTACTGCAGGGAGCAGGAGTAGCAGGAGCCTTTCTTGGAGTCATGCACATCCTTCCACGTCGTACATTTCCAAAATTTGGTGTTCCAAAATTTTGCTAAATAGGACCATTTTATACATTACTACCATAATTGTTGGCATTGCTGCATACGTTTGTTGTGGTCACAGGCGCCATAAATTTAGCCGTGCACATATCCAATAGTTTTAATACCGACATGTCATAGTTTTTAGAATTCCTAAAATTATTTTGGGAAACTGCgatacaaaaaaagtaaaataaatgacatTTATTAACGGAGATCACAGATAAAAACTGACATAAATATCTAATTTTGTACAATTCACATTGCAACGTTTTGGAATTCAATTgcagaatataatttacataaacAGTAGTACTGTATAGTAGTTAgttcttttaatataattaattacgtAAGTATATACACCGTTTTCTgatttccgttaatttcaagtgtgcattcctgagcttaaatcaagtaactttctcataaacaccggtattctaattaactccatttcggagaatcaatatttttttctgataaggcccctacgagcgtgtacacttgccttagggcctgtttattgttgattagtgtttagtacgagGACGAGTTcgtacatttgctactaaacttaaGTGCTATCTCGGACGATGTTGGAAATGATATTGATATGTAACAGTTTACAAttgtttggttgagttaaatgtaatgcccgtgttacaacaacgctatatgcaacatttaattacgttttataaataaaataaaacaataacattttttttaatagtaaaaaaaactttattcatatAGATTGGATAAAGTCATCATCATGTTCAGCATTAAAAACGTATAGtaattaagtatgtattatTTGTACGTTATTATGGCACATTTCTCTCGTAggacagtcagcagcagaactGGCCAGCTGTCCAAAATAGGTAACCTGCAcacgtgtttttttaaatcatatatTTCCATGTTTGCTTATTCTTAATAGAGTCAGCTGCTGACTGTATACTGTATGTGCCAACTACCTGCTGCGTATACTGTGcaagtacatatatatacctactaactAAAACTACACAGTAGTAGTTAGTACagtcaaatgtaaaaatatgggtgcattaCAACTTtggtactcaaaaatatgtcctatAGGAAATTCGCTGatataagagctatgggacatatttttgagtatgatagtgcacccatatttttacacttgactgcacATGTGTTCAAATTGAGTAAGTAAAGATTACAGTGATTTAAGGTTTACGGcttttttatgaattaaaacaagaaataaataagtttcTGTCATTTTGTAGTAATATTCACTGATTTATTGTCCATATATTAGTCTATAGCGAATCTCTAATCCAGCGGAACAATCTGCTTTTCCGCAAGTCCAAGCGGCTTGGTATAAACACTGCTTTTTATACCTTGGCATtagaaagtaggtaggtaccttacCTACCAATGACATTTTTTATGCAATCGCAAGCAAAGCGAAAACTTTTGAGGCAAAAGTTTTAGAgatttagtgccagttgcaccatccgcacttgacagactgataaACGTCACCCGGTGCgtcgcggcggtttactatcaaactctccatacaataaaatttagcgagctctttaacgatcacaaacagttggtgcaaccgacccttagccTTTAATTGTTACCCGTACATACTTTCTTAGTCTTTGAGAGGGAAAGGAtacacttaaactatcgtgagacatatttcaaaatatttatcagtacggtttcagggctcgtgcctgaggatggattcccaaagaatacgaaacatgtcgccaaaagcgactaaaaataatagtgagtaaaaaccgtactgataaatattttgaaaggaTACACATTACACACAGGTGTTCAGGTGTAGGTTGGTTGGTATAGCAACTTCGAGGCCGAAGTAATTCTTGGCTAATTTAGGTTAACAACCTATTACGATATCCTATGAAATACATTATTGTACACTCAATTTTATTCATAACTAGTTATTCCACCACAACCCCATTTCGcagttaaaattatacattaaaaaaatcgacCAATGTTTTTTAAGGATAACTAGGATATTTGTAATTGCCTTAAAATTTTAGATCTGAAACTTAAAAACACTCCGGGCTCCGTGCTTTTTTAAGCACTCCGGGTTTCCATGCAATAGCTGAGGACGCAAGATGAGGCAAATCTGTCCCAGTTCAAATTCCATGCAACTCTTAGAACTAATGTTGGTTGGACAACTAACgggataggtacctacttattcttcaAAACTACACTTTACATAGTCAGTCGCGTTTTTCACTAAAACATAAACGTTCGTCATGCAGTCCTTTGATGTTGGTGTCACTGTCAGAAGTATATTTGGCGGTTACAAGTCGAGGCCGGTGACCTGCTTGATCCAGGGGCGCGCCGCGGCCACGCGCGAGAACACGACGAGCTTGCCGGGGCTGCACTCGTTGGCGTCGTCCTCCACCCACGATGCCACGCCCAGCAAGCGATGGTTCTCCGTGCTCACCAAGCCGCTGCCGCTGTCACCCTGCGAGTGAAATTTGACGCTTTTTAGATGTTATAATAATACTGTCATTTACATTATCTTTGTCCACGTAAGTATACGTTTTTGGAGTAGCTATAAATTTGTTAGCGATTGACTCGTAAGTTCTTAGTCCTGGGTGGAGGAGGATGAATTCAATTAATCAATTTTACTAAGACTAAAAAAGCGAGTTGATTTTGACTAGGCGAGCCCTTCTGCTCCCATCGAAGAGTAGAACAGTTATTCTACGAGCAGGTCTACCTAGCCTTCAGGCCGTTCTGGCACATACCTAGACAATTGCTCAAATTCTAACAGCGAATGATTCGGCTCTGGTATTTAAGAAAAATCTTGCTAATAAATCATCTGTATAAATATAAACCTAGCCTTTACTTGTCAGAATTATTTAGGTTGAAGGTTGAGGTTGAACTTACGTTGCAAGCTGAGTCACGCGTTTCAGTGCGGCCCACTGCGCACAGCATGTCTTCTTTGCTATACTGAGGGAGAGTGGAACACCGCTCGTCGCTCTCCGTCCGCAATTTCATCCCGTGCATGTGCCGCTGCATGACGCCCTGGACAATGAATTACATATTTTAGGAGTAGAAAGTAAAATCTGCGTCCGTCTACCGGCTTGAAGACTTCAGAGACAGTTGCGGCTATAGCGTGCGTTCAGTTGAGTGCGACCGTATCATCAAGAGAGGGGAGCTAGAATCAACCGGAATGTAATAGCACTAATAGCACTGGGCTAACACCGAACTTAGAAAAATTAACCTTCGTCTATGAAGGTGGGGAGTCGAGTCGAATTTCAAACTTCGGAATTTGCGGTAGGTAGCCCAGCATCAAAACATTAATAACGGGGCTTAGAGGCCGTTAAATAAGGCTGCAAGTAGCCTAAAGGAACAGGATGGGGTGGATGGtcgtatttcaaaatataaatgttGTTGGTGTTATCTGGTTAGAAATCCTGTGATgaacttgtgtttttttttatgatataggaggcaaacgagcagacgaatcgcctgatggtaagtggtTAATTGGTTATATGTATAAATCAAGTGGACTTGTTGAGGGCGTTCCAGATAAACAAACATGTTTTAGCTAGCATGACGTAGCCCAGCTAGACTTACCCCGTGATGGGTTGCACCGAAACCGGCGTAGTCGACGGCCAGCGACTCCGGGATATCTTTCCTGTCGTCAAGCGGCACAGCCGCGATGTTCACGCCGTCCAGCTGCAGCGGTGACTCCAGCTCCGCCAGCATGAAGTCCCAGCGAGCGTGCACCTGCAATCACAACGAAACCACTCTGTGAACACTTGTTACAAATGTATGCATAGCTATTAGTAGCAAGAAGTGTATGATATGATAACCTTATAATAAGAATAATCGACTTTACAAAACAGTTTAAAATCTCATAATTTGAATTCATTTCTAATCTTCATTAGTTAGTTCTAATTCATCATGTTGCTTACTGAGAGCAAATTAATGCAcgtgttataataaaaaatacctactgtaaTAATTTAAGAGTACCTAATCCAGGTCcagtcatttttgacaaatcaCCGTACATTGCAAAAAAGATCCcgacgaattgagaacctcctttgaACCTTGACTTTTTGACGTCGAAAAAAGTTATTCTTAGGTGCGTTTAGGAAGGGCAGCGGATTCATGAAACTCGTTAGTAGTCACTGGAAGTGCTAGTGCCGGCTTGGGCGTGGCGCCTTGAACACCGTATCGTCAGTGCCGGCTTGATCAATGCTTGATGCCCAATTCGCGCGTGTTAACCCAGTAGAGCTCGACGGCGAACATCAGAGCACGCCGCAGAGGCAGTCGCTAGAAGTGTCTGTGCCGACCAGGGCGTGGCGCCTTCAACACCGTATATTAGTGCCACTTGCCTGCTTGATGCCGAACTCGCGCGTGTTGACCCAGTAGGGCCCGACGGCGAACAG
The sequence above is drawn from the Cydia strobilella chromosome 2, ilCydStro3.1, whole genome shotgun sequence genome and encodes:
- the LOC134750162 gene encoding scolexin B-like isoform X2; the encoded protein is MSDASAIKHVEPAARRETAAMLRLACLLALAAAAAPARARPDAQPALTTTRVGNTLTNEVPQVPHAEAPLHQQHPHAVLFGGACGGTIIHPSWILTAGHCTLFTPGRNVLAGTGNSGDGSGVRLEVKKLYLHPLFAVGPYWVNTREFGIKQVHARWDFMLAELESPLQLDGVNIAAVPLDDRKDIPESLAVDYAGFGATHHGGVMQRHMHGMKLRTESDERCSTLPQYSKEDMLCAVGRTETRDSACNGDSGSGLVSTENHRLLGVASWVEDDANECSPGKLVVFSRVAAARPWIKQVTGLDL
- the LOC134750162 gene encoding scolexin B-like isoform X1 — protein: MSDASAIKHVEPAARRETAAMLRLACLLALAAAAAPARARPDAQPALTTTRVGNTLTNEVPQVPHAEAPLHQQHPHAVLFGGACGGTIIHPSWILTAGHCSLLRRSTLFTPGRNVLAGTGNSGDGSGVRLEVKKLYLHPLFAVGPYWVNTREFGIKQVHARWDFMLAELESPLQLDGVNIAAVPLDDRKDIPESLAVDYAGFGATHHGGVMQRHMHGMKLRTESDERCSTLPQYSKEDMLCAVGRTETRDSACNGDSGSGLVSTENHRLLGVASWVEDDANECSPGKLVVFSRVAAARPWIKQVTGLDL
- the LOC134750162 gene encoding scolexin B-like isoform X3, which encodes MDLAKLLIQILRHYTALTNEVPQVPHAEAPLHQQHPHAVLFGGACGGTIIHPSWILTAGHCSLLRRSTLFTPGRNVLAGTGNSGDGSGVRLEVKKLYLHPLFAVGPYWVNTREFGIKQVHARWDFMLAELESPLQLDGVNIAAVPLDDRKDIPESLAVDYAGFGATHHGGVMQRHMHGMKLRTESDERCSTLPQYSKEDMLCAVGRTETRDSACNGDSGSGLVSTENHRLLGVASWVEDDANECSPGKLVVFSRVAAARPWIKQVTGLDL